AGGCAACCATCCGTAACCGACTGGCCATAAGTCATATCACAGGAAATTTTTTGATTACCATCAACCAGATGGCTTTCAATCATCACACCACGCACTTTAGATTCCGCACGTTCTGCAATAATTTGCTGTAAAACCTGTGGTTGCAGTAGTGGATCTTTACCGCTGTTACCATGACTACAATCAATCACCAATGCCGGCAATTGCTTATGCTTGAAATGCATCGCTTGAATCGAAGCCAAATCATAGTTGGTACCCTGATTTGAGCCACGTAAAATTAAATGTGGTAATGGATTACCTTCACTATGCAAAATTGCAGGTAGACCTTGTTGAGTCATCCCCAAGAATTGATGGCCATGCAGTGCTGATTGAATTGCATCCAAAGCAATCTGAATCGAGCCATCTGTACCATTCTTGAAGCCAATGCTGTATGGCATATGGCTTGCTATTTCACGATGAATTTGTGATTCACTGGTACGTGCTCCAATTGCCCCCCAAGCCAATAGGTCGTCAAAATAACCTGTCGCCATTGGGCTTAAAATTTCACTGGCAATCGGTAAGCCTTTTTCAATCAGTT
The DNA window shown above is from Acinetobacter colistiniresistens and carries:
- a CDS encoding 3-deoxy-7-phosphoheptulonate synthase → MNALNTALTQPQTHTKESMLSLPSQLKAQYPLSATLAQQISKHRQTIQNILSGHDHRLMVITGPCSIHDPIAVLEYADRLQQLQEQVKDQIFLVMRAYIEKPRTTVGWKGFLYDPNLDGSSDLQLGLEKSRQLYLQLIEKGLPIASEILSPMATGYFDDLLAWGAIGARTSESQIHREIASHMPYSIGFKNGTDGSIQIALDAIQSALHGHQFLGMTQQGLPAILHSEGNPLPHLILRGSNQGTNYDLASIQAMHFKHKQLPALVIDCSHGNSGKDPLLQPQVLQQIIAERAESKVRGVMIESHLVDGNQKISCDMTYGQSVTDGCLGWDKTAQALLDVAEQMRN